In the genome of Arvicola amphibius chromosome 2, mArvAmp1.2, whole genome shotgun sequence, the window CTTAAATACTGCTTTCCTTGGTCAGCTTATTTTGCTTGAATACAGAAAGAACATTTCTAGCAAGGGAAAAAACAACTGAAGTTCCTTAACTCCAAAGAgctcttcaaaaaataaaataaaatgggaaactgctctgaacaAGTCAGCAGAACAGAAGAGCCATGCTCAGAGGGCTTGGAGAGTAGGACCTCGCACATTAGTTACTCAGTCACAGTATCCAGTCAAACCACCTTCCCAACCCAACCCGCCCTGGCTGCACACCCTTGCCACCCCCCTTCAGCTCTGCCTTTTTGTGCATTGCTGGCCCCAGGTACAGGGACAAAACAAgtccttctggaagcttccaaCAGCTCAGTACTTCACTCCTGGAATAAACTCCTTGGCATCTGGATTCAGGTTACTTTTGCTCTGAAATGAGAATCAAGGGAAAATATAACTCAAAGCAAGCTgtacttttattacttttttcatgattaaaaaaTTAGTTTAGCATACTAAATAATGAGTTTCACTATAACATTTTATACAATGTGCATTCCACTGACTTTGCTGATACCTGCCTCTTATCCTTCCCCATACTGATGGTCATCTTTCTGCTTTCACATCCTATTACactttaaaacttattttcaggCTAGGGATGAAGCTTattgatagagtacttgcctagcatgtacaaggttcAAATCTCTAGCcctacagagaaataaaagtacagggaaagagagaagagggtcGGGGactggaagaaaaataacaaatcatTAAAACTTGTTTTTGAGTTCtgatacatgctaagcaagtgttccacaactgagccacaccacagTACCCTTCTTGGTAAGcctcagggaagaaggaagagtcttAACAGCCCATGCTATCGCTGAATTGTTCTCAGAGGCTCCTGCCTCCTGTTTCTACTCCATTTCAAGGTATTTCCCTGAATGTATGAATGACATTCATTCCAAAACAGCACTTCAAGCCACTGAACAGATTAACATGGTGAAAAACAATATTCCATGAAGCCAGTTTAGATACTAGAAcctctatttttctcatttttccatgCCCCCTGGTGTTCTTGTGAGTCTTGGCTCATTGCAAGCCACAGCTACTCACAAGCTATGTGGGAACTACAGTGCTCGCAGAATTCCAGCCACATCAAAATAGAAGACAAGGAGCTCACTTCTCTGACTTAACTGAAGTACAAACTGGCCTGTCAGGAATGTGTTCCTCCTAATAGCAATAGTTTTCCTGGCAGAGCCATAGTACATTAGGTACAGACAGTGAAAGACAATTATCAAGTGGTCTGCCGAAGCCCAATTCAGACTTCTAATCTTATCCCACCCAGGGCAGAGAGCATCAGGGTAAATGAAGGCTGTGACTACAGTTCCACAGAACCTGAAGCCATTTAAGGGGTGAAGACATGTCAGCTGATAGGCTCCAGAGATGTGATGTAGGGTGTAGGGCCACACAGACATCTATGACTCCAAACATCATATTCCTTTCAGGATGTCACATGTAGAACTACTGAAGGCTCTTACCAAAATGTCCTCAGATTCATGACTGTCGTTGACTGATAGTCCATTTAACTGCTGCTGTAAGTGTCCCACAACCTGAGGCAAGTCTCGTGCTGGAATGAACCAGTCCTGGTCCTCTTCATCCAGCATCTCCTGGAAGCAGCGGTCCAAGAAGTCTTGCTCCTGCAGCTCTTCCTCCACCTACCAACAAAGGGGAAGACTAAGAGGAACTATTCCAGAGGATGACCCCTCTGGGATCCCCAGCACTTCTCTTCAGAGGTCCTCACTCAGAACCATGGGCAGGAAAGCTAGTGAGAAGTTTCTAATTGGTTCATGTTTATAAATACCTGGTCCCTAGTTGGTGATGTTGTTCAGGGACATCACAGAACCTTTATGAGGTAGAGTCCTGAGGAAGAAAGTATGTTagtgagggcaggctttgagatttatGAATGTactccatcttatttttatttttttctctctgcttccaattTGCAGATAACATGTGCTAAGCCAGCTTCTTGTTTCTACTGTCAAAGCTTGTCCATTGTTCAACCCAGCCATGACAGACTGACTATATCTCCctagaactgtaagctgaaataaaccctttcctccatgaaattgcttttggtcatggaattgtaccacagcaacagagaagtaacTGATCTGataaccataaaaaaaaaataaaaacaaaaacaggatttTAGTTATTCAAAATGGCAGAAACTTCAGGTCTTCATAAATCTTTTATGGGAAGTATGTAACTGGCCTGAGATTAGGATACTGAAAACTAAATCAAAATCAGTATTAGCTCCTGATCCACTTTTCTAGTAATAAGAACTCCAAGGCAGAAAAATACTTGTAGAACTTTAGAGAGATACAGAAAACACTTTCTGgtacattattaaaaatatacgTCACAATACAGTGTCtcttaaaacaagaacaaaactacTCCATACTTCCTCAACACTGTTACCAACTAATGAAAAGGATCTATGATTTTCCAGTCCTTTGCAGACAATGTTTACTTGGCAGATTTCAGTGAATTCATTGGCCACTCCACACTTGCCAAATCTCTTTCTCACCTCCTGCTGGGTAACAGGTTCACAGCTCATTACCTCCATAAGctaaatcaaacaacaacaacaacaataaaaaaatcactcaaCTGTGCCTCATATGTTCATAAAAAGTTACTAATAGCAAGTTTTTgactgtttctgttgtttttagacAGTTTCAcatattccaggctggctttgaactctccatgtagctgaggctggtcttgaacttctggtcctcccaagtgctgtaatcACATTCATGTTCTCTTATCCAGCTTAAGAAGAGTATCTTAAATTTGCAATTgcctaaacattttaaaatctcataaATTATACAGTTATGAAGCTCTTAAGTATTTCTATGCTATTAAGATTTTACAGttttgtgtttgaatgtttggcatttattttctctgtccaaCCTTTACTTTTCTCTCTGTGACAGGGCTGGACTAACTCAGTATGTATACAGATCAGACTAGTTATGAACTCACATcaatcccctgcctcagtctaccAAGTCTTAGGACCACAGGTATAAGCTGCTACACTCCTGCTCTCCATTCTCTTACATACTCCCTTGTTCAAGAATTTTACTATAGCTGCTTCTTTTAGGAGTTTGCCATGTGATCTATTTCTCTTATTATAGCAGTATTCTTTGTGTAAGAGTTGGGAAATTAGCactaagaacattaaaaaaaaaagaaaagaaaaaagaaaaaaacagacaaagatCCCAAGTCTCAACTCTGAGGCATGAATGAGTATTGTGCCTGTTCTGACTTTAGCTATTAGATACCCATGGGAATGATAGGaacttacagaaaaagaaaaacaaaacaaaacaaacctccagTTAGAGAATATGTATGTAAAAGATCCCTAACACCCAACTAAGTGGTTTCATCTTCCCACATTACATGTCATGCCTCACCAGTGGCAACACATCCTAAAAGTTACATAAAATTGGTGTTTGTCCCCCTCTTAGCACAACCaagtctcttttctctttagtATTGAAATTATCTGTGTATGAATATAAATCATTCACAAATATAACTAATGTGTTTCTTCTTCCAAGAAGTAGTTTCCTGAGTtatccttcctttaaaaaatattttattatttttaatgggaGGGGGTAAGTGCACACGTGTGTAGGCGAATGAAAAGGCCAGAAGAAAGGCACTAGGtctactggagctggagttacagatggccgtgggctaccatgtaggtgctggaaaacaaactcctgccctctgcaagaacagcaagcactcaaaACTGTAGAAttgtctcttcagccccttgaGTTATACTTCCTGTTGTTGTTATCTGTCTGGATCAGGGTGTCAGGTATCTGTGGATAGGCTCAAACTGGATAGGTAGcagaggctgcccttgaactgtTCTTGTTGGCTCTAATtccccagtgttgagattacaagtatgtaccaccataTGCCACTactttctgaaacctcaaacaaGCGATATTTCCTTATTTAGGTCTTAGTCTTTCCCCCCTCAATATGACATTTCTATCTGATTCTAAAAGCCTCATACTTGTTCAACTATTTATTTGAATagagccttgaactcctgatcccttgCTTCTTCttataaatgctgggattagaggcatgctccACCATGACCATCTTTTCAATGAACATTTTCACCCAAAAGAGCTCAATaagggggctggggaaatggctcagcaggtaaagtgctttggcacaaacctgaggacctgagtttggattcccagcattcatgtaaaaagctaggtgtggtggtatgtacctgtaatcccagtgtcgtgaggcagagacagaactctaaggactcactggccagccagtctagccaatcaccAGCTTCAGATTCActgagagactgtttcaaaaactaaagtggagaCTGCTAGAGGAGACACACAGCATTGGCATCTGACCTACACACGCATAGGTACATGTGAATGAGCATCTTCCAACACACCCAATGACAATCAATACTAGGATTAGGGGCTATAGCCTTAAAAGTTTTTAttatgcttatttgtttattgct includes:
- the Paip2b gene encoding polyadenylate-binding protein-interacting protein 2B, which translates into the protein MNGSSVAGTSPSVKCKEDQGLNGHEEKENPFAEYMWMENEEDFNRQVEEELQEQDFLDRCFQEMLDEEDQDWFIPARDLPQVVGHLQQQLNGLSVNDSHESEDILSKSNLNPDAKEFIPGVKY